The following are encoded together in the Ovis aries strain OAR_USU_Benz2616 breed Rambouillet chromosome X, ARS-UI_Ramb_v3.0, whole genome shotgun sequence genome:
- the ALAS2 gene encoding 5-aminolevulinate synthase, erythroid-specific, mitochondrial isoform X2 yields MVTAAMLLQRCPVLIRSPTGLLGKMIKTHQFLFGIGRCPILATQGPSFSQIHLKATKAGGDSPSWAKSHCPFMLLELQDGKSKIVQKAAPEVQEDVKTFKTGDHVFGYDQFFRDKIMEKKQDHTYRVFKTVNRWADAYPFAEHFFEASVTSKDVSVWCSNDYLGMSRHPRVLQATQEILQRHGAGAGGTRNISGTSKFHVELEQELAELHQKDSALLFSSCFVANDSTLFTLAKILPGCEIYSDAGNHASMIQGIRNSGAAKFVFRHNDPDHLKKLLKKSNPETPKIVAFETVHSMDGAICPLEELCDVAHQYGALTFVDEVHAVGLYGSRGAGIGERDGVMHKIDIISGTLGKAFGCVGGYIASTRDLVDMVRSYAAGFIFTTSLPPMVLSGALESVRLLKGEEGQALRRAHQRNVKHMRQLLMDRGLPVIPCPSHIIPIRVGDALLNSRICDLLLSKHGIYVQAINYPTVPRGEELLRLAPSPHHSPQMMEDFVEKLLEAWTEVGLPLQDISIAACNFCRRPVHFELMSEWERSYFGNMGPQYVTTYA; encoded by the exons atggtgacagcagccatgttGCTACAGCGTTGCCCAGTGCTTATCCGGAGCCCCACAGGCCTCCTGGGCAAGATGATTAAGACTCACCAGTTCCTGTTTGGTATTGGACGTTGTCCCATTCTGGCCACCCAAGGACCAAGTTTTTCTCAAATCCACCTTAAAGCAACCAAAGCTGGAGGGG ATTCTCCATCTTGGGCCAAGAGCCACTGTCCCTTCATGCTGTTGGAACTCCAGGATGGAAAGAGTAAAATTGTGCAAAAAGCAGCCCCAGAAGTCCAGGAAGATGTGAAGACTTTCAAGACAG GAGACCATGTCTTTGGTTATGACCAGTTTTTTAGGGACAAAATCATGGAGAAGAAACAGGACCACACCTATCGTGTTTTCAAGACTGTGAATCGCTGGGCTGATGCATACCCCTTTGCTGAACACTTCTTTGAGGCATCTGTGACCTCAAAGGATGTGTCTGTATGGTGCAGTAATGACTACCTGGGCATGAGCCGGCACCCTCGGGTCTTGCAAGCCACACA AGAGATCCTGCAGCGCCATGGAGCTGGAGCTGGTGGCACCCGCAACATCTCGGGTACCAGTAAGTTCCATGTTGAGTTGGAGCAAGAGCTGGCTGAGCTGCACCAGAAGGACTCAGCCCtgctcttctcttcctgctttgtgGCCAATGACTCCACTCTCTTCACCTTGGCCAAGATTTTGCCAG GGTGCGAGATTTACTCGGATGCAGGCAACCATGCTTCCATGATCCAAGGTATCCGCAATAGTGGAGCTGCCAAGTTTGTCTTCAGGCACAATGACCCTGACCACCTGAAGAAACTTCTAAAGAAGTCCAACCCTGAGACACCCAAAATTGTGGCCTTTGAGACTGTTCACTCCATGGATG GTGCCATCTGTCCCCTTGAGGAATTGTGTGATGTGGCCCACCAGTATGGGGCTCTGACCTTCGTGGATGAAGTTCATGCTGTAGGACTGTATGGGTCCCGGGGTGCTGGGATTGGGGAGCGTGATGGAGTTATGCACAAGATTGACATCATCTCTGGAACTCTTG gcaaagcctttggctgtgtgggtgGCTACATTGCCAGCACCCGTGACTTGGTGGACATGGTACGTTCCTATGCTGCTGGCTTCATCTTCACCACTTCACTGCCTCCCATGGTGCTCTCCGGGGCTCTGGAATCCGTGCGACTGCTTAAAGGAGAGGAGGGCCAAGCCCTTAGGAGGGCCCACCAACGCAATGTCAAGCACATGCGTCAGCTACTAATGGACAGGGGTCTTCCTGTCATCCCTTGCCCCAGCCACATCATCCCCATTCGG GTGGGTGATGCATTGCTGAACAGCAGGATCTGTGATCTCCTGCTCTCCAAGCATGGCATCTATGTGCAGGCCATCAACTACCCAACTGTCCCCCGGGGTGAGGAGCTGCTGCGCTTggcaccctccccccaccataGCCCTCAGATGATGGAAGACTTTGTGG AGAAGCTGCTAGAAGCCTGGACTGAGGTGGGACTCCCCCTCCAGGATATATCTATAGCTGCCTGCAATTTCTGCCGCCGTCCTGTACACTTTGAGCTCATGAGTGAGTGGGAACGTTCCTACTTTGGGAACATGGGGCCCCAGTATGTCACCACTTATGCCTAA
- the APEX2 gene encoding DNA-(apurinic or apyrimidinic site) endonuclease 2 isoform X2 produces the protein MRFYRLLQIRAEALLAAGSHVIIMGDLNTAHRPIDHWDAVNMECFEEDPGRKWMDGLLSNLGCESGSHMGPFIDSYRCFHPKQKRAFTCWSTVSGARHLNYGSRLDYVLGDRTLVIDTFQDSFLLPEVMGSDHCPVGAVLSVSSVPAKQCPPLCTCFLPEFAGTQLKILRFLVHLKQDPVFKQSALQPSNQTQVYMRQNKARVRSTRSRSSKTVSSRGQKNLMSYFQPSSSRPQTSNLDLPSLGTLKTPKTSEEDMMANVVEGQAKASEAKDEKEIRTSFWKSLLGGPSPMPLCGGHREPCVMRTVKKPGPNLGRHFYMCARPQGPPTDPSSRCNFFLWSRPS, from the exons ATGCGCTTCTATCGCTTGCTGCAGATCCGAGCAGAAGCTCTCCTGGCAGCTGGCAG CCATGTTATCATTATGGGTGATCTGAATACAGCCCACCGCCCCATTGATCACTGGGATGCAGTCAACATG GAATGCTTTGAAGAGGACCCAGGGCGCAAGTGGATGGATGGTTTGCTCAGTAACCTGGGGTGTGAGAGTGGCTCCCACATGGGACCCTTCATCGATAGCTACCGCTGCTTCCACCCAAAGCAGAAGAGGGCCTTCACCTGTTGGTCGACAGTCAGTGGTGCCCGCCATTTGAACTATGGCTCCCGGCTTGACTACGTGTTGGGGGATAGGACCCTGGTCATAGACACCTTTCAGGACTCCTTCTTGCTGCCTGAGGTGATGGGCTCTGATCACTGCCCTGTGGGTGCAGTCTTAAGTGTGTCCTCTGTGCCAGCAAAACAGTGCCCACCTCTGTGCACCTGCTTCCTCCCCGAGTTTGCAGGTACCCAACTCAAGATCCTACGATTCCTGGTTCACCTCAAACAAGATCCTGTGTTCAAGCAATCAGCACTACAGCCCAGCAATCAAACACAGGTATACATGCGCCAAAACAAAGCCCGTGTGCGCTCAACTAGGTCCCGGTCAAGTAAAACTGTCTCTAGTAGAGGCCAAAAAAACCTGATGAGCTACTTCCAGCCATCCTCCAGTCGCCCCCAAACTTCTAACTTGGATCTTCCTAGCCTGGGCACCCTTAAGACCCCAAAGACCTCAGAAGAGGACATGATGGCCAATGTGGTGGAGGGGCAGGCCAAGGCTTCAGAGGCCAAGGATGAAAAGGAGATAAGGACCTCATTCTGGAAATCTCTGCTGGGAGGACCCTCGCCCATGCCCCTCTGTGGGGGACACAGGGAGCCATGTGTAATGCGAACTGTAAAGAAGCCAGGACCCAACCTGGGCCGCCACTTCTACATGTGTGCCAGGCCCCAGGGTCCTCCCACTGACCCCTCTTCCCGCTGCAATTTCTTCCTCTGGAGCAGGCCCAGCTGA
- the ALAS2 gene encoding 5-aminolevulinate synthase, erythroid-specific, mitochondrial isoform X1, whose protein sequence is MVTAAMLLQRCPVLIRSPTGLLGKMIKTHQFLFGIGRCPILATQGPSFSQIHLKATKAGGDSPSWAKSHCPFMLLELQDGKSKIVQKAAPEVQEDVKTFKTDVPISLASTSLRKPFSSPQEPEKNSEKVTHLIQNNMAGDHVFGYDQFFRDKIMEKKQDHTYRVFKTVNRWADAYPFAEHFFEASVTSKDVSVWCSNDYLGMSRHPRVLQATQEILQRHGAGAGGTRNISGTSKFHVELEQELAELHQKDSALLFSSCFVANDSTLFTLAKILPGCEIYSDAGNHASMIQGIRNSGAAKFVFRHNDPDHLKKLLKKSNPETPKIVAFETVHSMDGAICPLEELCDVAHQYGALTFVDEVHAVGLYGSRGAGIGERDGVMHKIDIISGTLGKAFGCVGGYIASTRDLVDMVRSYAAGFIFTTSLPPMVLSGALESVRLLKGEEGQALRRAHQRNVKHMRQLLMDRGLPVIPCPSHIIPIRVGDALLNSRICDLLLSKHGIYVQAINYPTVPRGEELLRLAPSPHHSPQMMEDFVEKLLEAWTEVGLPLQDISIAACNFCRRPVHFELMSEWERSYFGNMGPQYVTTYA, encoded by the exons atggtgacagcagccatgttGCTACAGCGTTGCCCAGTGCTTATCCGGAGCCCCACAGGCCTCCTGGGCAAGATGATTAAGACTCACCAGTTCCTGTTTGGTATTGGACGTTGTCCCATTCTGGCCACCCAAGGACCAAGTTTTTCTCAAATCCACCTTAAAGCAACCAAAGCTGGAGGGG ATTCTCCATCTTGGGCCAAGAGCCACTGTCCCTTCATGCTGTTGGAACTCCAGGATGGAAAGAGTAAAATTGTGCAAAAAGCAGCCCCAGAAGTCCAGGAAGATGTGAAGACTTTCAAGACAG ACGTGCCCATCTCTCTGGCCTCAACCAGCCTGAGGAAGCCATTCTCCAGTCCCCAAGAGCCAGAGAAAAATTCAGAGAAGGTCACACACCTGATTCAGAACAACATGGCTG GAGACCATGTCTTTGGTTATGACCAGTTTTTTAGGGACAAAATCATGGAGAAGAAACAGGACCACACCTATCGTGTTTTCAAGACTGTGAATCGCTGGGCTGATGCATACCCCTTTGCTGAACACTTCTTTGAGGCATCTGTGACCTCAAAGGATGTGTCTGTATGGTGCAGTAATGACTACCTGGGCATGAGCCGGCACCCTCGGGTCTTGCAAGCCACACA AGAGATCCTGCAGCGCCATGGAGCTGGAGCTGGTGGCACCCGCAACATCTCGGGTACCAGTAAGTTCCATGTTGAGTTGGAGCAAGAGCTGGCTGAGCTGCACCAGAAGGACTCAGCCCtgctcttctcttcctgctttgtgGCCAATGACTCCACTCTCTTCACCTTGGCCAAGATTTTGCCAG GGTGCGAGATTTACTCGGATGCAGGCAACCATGCTTCCATGATCCAAGGTATCCGCAATAGTGGAGCTGCCAAGTTTGTCTTCAGGCACAATGACCCTGACCACCTGAAGAAACTTCTAAAGAAGTCCAACCCTGAGACACCCAAAATTGTGGCCTTTGAGACTGTTCACTCCATGGATG GTGCCATCTGTCCCCTTGAGGAATTGTGTGATGTGGCCCACCAGTATGGGGCTCTGACCTTCGTGGATGAAGTTCATGCTGTAGGACTGTATGGGTCCCGGGGTGCTGGGATTGGGGAGCGTGATGGAGTTATGCACAAGATTGACATCATCTCTGGAACTCTTG gcaaagcctttggctgtgtgggtgGCTACATTGCCAGCACCCGTGACTTGGTGGACATGGTACGTTCCTATGCTGCTGGCTTCATCTTCACCACTTCACTGCCTCCCATGGTGCTCTCCGGGGCTCTGGAATCCGTGCGACTGCTTAAAGGAGAGGAGGGCCAAGCCCTTAGGAGGGCCCACCAACGCAATGTCAAGCACATGCGTCAGCTACTAATGGACAGGGGTCTTCCTGTCATCCCTTGCCCCAGCCACATCATCCCCATTCGG GTGGGTGATGCATTGCTGAACAGCAGGATCTGTGATCTCCTGCTCTCCAAGCATGGCATCTATGTGCAGGCCATCAACTACCCAACTGTCCCCCGGGGTGAGGAGCTGCTGCGCTTggcaccctccccccaccataGCCCTCAGATGATGGAAGACTTTGTGG AGAAGCTGCTAGAAGCCTGGACTGAGGTGGGACTCCCCCTCCAGGATATATCTATAGCTGCCTGCAATTTCTGCCGCCGTCCTGTACACTTTGAGCTCATGAGTGAGTGGGAACGTTCCTACTTTGGGAACATGGGGCCCCAGTATGTCACCACTTATGCCTAA
- the APEX2 gene encoding DNA-(apurinic or apyrimidinic site) endonuclease 2 isoform X1, whose product MLRLVSWNINGIRSPLQGVKYEEPSSCSAMAMGRILDKLDADIVCLQETKVTRDVLTEPLAIIEGYNSYFSFSRNRSGYSGVATFCKDSATPVAAEEGLSGLLSTQNGDVGCYGNLDDFTQEELRALDSEGRALLTQHKICTWEGKEKTLTLINVYCPHADPGKPERLTFKMRFYRLLQIRAEALLAAGSHVIIMGDLNTAHRPIDHWDAVNMECFEEDPGRKWMDGLLSNLGCESGSHMGPFIDSYRCFHPKQKRAFTCWSTVSGARHLNYGSRLDYVLGDRTLVIDTFQDSFLLPEVMGSDHCPVGAVLSVSSVPAKQCPPLCTCFLPEFAGTQLKILRFLVHLKQDPVFKQSALQPSNQTQVYMRQNKARVRSTRSRSSKTVSSRGQKNLMSYFQPSSSRPQTSNLDLPSLGTLKTPKTSEEDMMANVVEGQAKASEAKDEKEIRTSFWKSLLGGPSPMPLCGGHREPCVMRTVKKPGPNLGRHFYMCARPQGPPTDPSSRCNFFLWSRPS is encoded by the exons ATGTTGCGCTTGGTGAGCTGGAACATCAATGGGATCCGGAGCCCCTTGCAAGGGGTGAAATACGAGGAGCCCAGCAGCTGCAGCGCCATGGCCATGGGGCGCATTTTGGACAAGCTGGATGCAGACATCGTCTGTCTTCAGGAGACCAAAGTAACCA GGGATGTGCTGACAGAGCCCTTGGCTATCATTGAGGGCTACAACTCCTATTTCAGCTTCAGCCGCAACCGCAGTGGCTATTCGG GTGTAGCCACTTTTTGTAAGGACAGTGCTACCCCAGTGGCTGCTGAAGAAGGCCTGAGTGGCCTGCTTTCCACGCAGAATGGGGATGTGGGTTGCTATGGAAACCTGGATGACTTCACCCAAGAGGAGCTTCGAGCTCTGGATAGTGAGGGCCGGGCCCTCCTCACACAACACAAAATCTG CAcatgggaagggaaggagaagaccTTGACCCTAATCAACGTTTACTGCCCCCATGCGGACCCTGGGAAGCCTGAGCGACTCACCTTTAAGATGCGCTTCTATCGCTTGCTGCAGATCCGAGCAGAAGCTCTCCTGGCAGCTGGCAG CCATGTTATCATTATGGGTGATCTGAATACAGCCCACCGCCCCATTGATCACTGGGATGCAGTCAACATG GAATGCTTTGAAGAGGACCCAGGGCGCAAGTGGATGGATGGTTTGCTCAGTAACCTGGGGTGTGAGAGTGGCTCCCACATGGGACCCTTCATCGATAGCTACCGCTGCTTCCACCCAAAGCAGAAGAGGGCCTTCACCTGTTGGTCGACAGTCAGTGGTGCCCGCCATTTGAACTATGGCTCCCGGCTTGACTACGTGTTGGGGGATAGGACCCTGGTCATAGACACCTTTCAGGACTCCTTCTTGCTGCCTGAGGTGATGGGCTCTGATCACTGCCCTGTGGGTGCAGTCTTAAGTGTGTCCTCTGTGCCAGCAAAACAGTGCCCACCTCTGTGCACCTGCTTCCTCCCCGAGTTTGCAGGTACCCAACTCAAGATCCTACGATTCCTGGTTCACCTCAAACAAGATCCTGTGTTCAAGCAATCAGCACTACAGCCCAGCAATCAAACACAGGTATACATGCGCCAAAACAAAGCCCGTGTGCGCTCAACTAGGTCCCGGTCAAGTAAAACTGTCTCTAGTAGAGGCCAAAAAAACCTGATGAGCTACTTCCAGCCATCCTCCAGTCGCCCCCAAACTTCTAACTTGGATCTTCCTAGCCTGGGCACCCTTAAGACCCCAAAGACCTCAGAAGAGGACATGATGGCCAATGTGGTGGAGGGGCAGGCCAAGGCTTCAGAGGCCAAGGATGAAAAGGAGATAAGGACCTCATTCTGGAAATCTCTGCTGGGAGGACCCTCGCCCATGCCCCTCTGTGGGGGACACAGGGAGCCATGTGTAATGCGAACTGTAAAGAAGCCAGGACCCAACCTGGGCCGCCACTTCTACATGTGTGCCAGGCCCCAGGGTCCTCCCACTGACCCCTCTTCCCGCTGCAATTTCTTCCTCTGGAGCAGGCCCAGCTGA